One Campylobacter concisus DNA segment encodes these proteins:
- a CDS encoding recombinase zinc beta ribbon domain-containing protein translates to MYVHRTSNYKNIPYYTCSAYTKVPCGTLCPSTHRIKAEAVLNLIQETLKDIKKYLDEDHEAFIRSI, encoded by the coding sequence ATGTATGTTCATAGAACAAGTAATTACAAAAATATTCCCTACTACACTTGCAGTGCTTACACGAAAGTACCCTGTGGAACGCTTTGTCCATCTACTCACAGGATAAAAGCGGAAGCAGTCTTAAACCTTATACAGGAAACCTTAAAAGACATTAAAAAATATCTTGATGAAGATCACGAAGCCTTTATCCGTTCCATTTAA
- the dcm gene encoding DNA (cytosine-5-)-methyltransferase — translation MNIIPQIIDNSPAILIKNKRIRLQMTQKELADAVGMSKFGDRTIRRWENGESQPSSIELKHILSFPEKVPFPNNENAPYKIIDLFAGIGGTRLGFYQTGKTNVVFSSEIDKFAVKTYKANFGETPFGDITKISEKDIPNHDIIVGGFPCQAFSQAGKKLGFEDTRGTLFFEIARIIKEKRPKAFLLENVKNLKSHDKGRTYKTIEKTLKDLNYDVHSIILKAKDFGVPQNRERIYIVGFDKDKIDNYKDFSFPIPPCPDVSVGNILEQNVDTKYTISNALWQGHQRRKKEHKIKGNGFGYTLFNENSPYTNTLSARYYKDGSEILIEQKGKNPRKLTPREAARLQGFPENYIIPVSDTQSYKQFGNSVAVTVIHAIANNIIDILDTCTKKEIN, via the coding sequence ATGAATATTATACCACAAATCATAGATAATTCCCCTGCTATTTTAATAAAAAATAAGCGTATCAGATTACAAATGACTCAAAAAGAATTAGCTGATGCTGTTGGTATGTCCAAATTCGGAGATAGGACAATTCGCAGATGGGAAAATGGAGAAAGTCAGCCATCGTCCATTGAGCTGAAACATATTTTATCATTTCCTGAAAAAGTACCTTTCCCCAATAATGAAAATGCCCCCTATAAAATCATTGATTTATTTGCCGGAATTGGTGGTACAAGGCTTGGATTTTACCAAACAGGTAAAACAAATGTCGTATTCAGTAGTGAAATTGATAAATTTGCAGTAAAAACATATAAGGCAAATTTTGGTGAAACTCCTTTTGGAGATATTACAAAAATATCTGAAAAAGATATTCCTAATCATGATATTATTGTCGGTGGTTTTCCTTGTCAAGCATTTAGTCAAGCCGGTAAAAAGCTTGGTTTTGAAGATACTCGTGGAACATTATTTTTTGAAATTGCAAGAATTATTAAAGAGAAACGACCTAAGGCATTTCTTCTTGAAAATGTCAAAAACCTAAAATCTCACGATAAAGGTCGTACCTATAAAACAATAGAAAAAACATTAAAGGATTTAAACTACGATGTTCATTCTATTATACTTAAAGCAAAAGACTTCGGTGTTCCACAAAATAGAGAGCGTATTTACATTGTTGGATTTGATAAGGATAAAATAGATAACTATAAAGATTTTTCTTTTCCAATTCCTCCCTGCCCAGATGTTTCTGTGGGAAATATTTTAGAGCAAAATGTTGATACTAAATACACCATTTCAAATGCACTTTGGCAAGGTCATCAACGACGAAAGAAAGAACATAAAATAAAGGGAAATGGATTTGGTTACACATTGTTCAATGAAAACAGTCCTTATACAAATACATTATCTGCAAGATATTATAAAGACGGGAGTGAAATACTTATTGAGCAAAAAGGAAAAAATCCACGAAAACTAACACCTCGTGAAGCTGCAAGACTTCAAGGCTTCCCCGAAAACTATATCATTCCTGTAAGTGATACTCAAAGTTACAAACAGTTTGGTAATTCTGTTGCCGTTACTGTTATCCATGCAATTGCAAATAACATAATTGATATACTTGATACCTGTACTAAAAAAGAGATTAACTAA
- a CDS encoding Cj0814 family flagellar-dependent secreted protein, giving the protein MFSLILLLQEPAKFTYTIPSQNSLISLNFSDLQAYGYTVDKAGFMGADFNKAAGLPQGFKIHKSTLDELSRFAERNHVLNRIKSKDEQIKIFDNIDMADTIKHYYRLFDQMTSSALGDDKKSYTLADIGKLPKGYSIKGTHYDAKGHLLKDLSNSTISNIYSSTDDLNSAKSLSSAGVRLIVKEVDFTMSEAGDEFSFNPDVSFYKSDEGYSKEALFMGFLRSSRPLPSDSAKTKLSSAALNDISSTGEHKEYFVDFEKVGKDSESIKALIKERLKELTLLMYARSKNINTESVASNEYEKFKPTREDINSLANSWSERISSISKSFV; this is encoded by the coding sequence GTGTTCTCCTTAATTCTATTACTCCAAGAGCCAGCTAAATTTACTTATACTATTCCCTCTCAAAACAGCCTCATCTCTTTAAATTTCAGTGATCTTCAAGCTTACGGCTACACAGTAGATAAAGCTGGCTTTATGGGAGCTGACTTTAACAAAGCTGCAGGCTTGCCACAGGGCTTTAAAATCCATAAAAGCACACTTGATGAGCTTAGCCGATTTGCCGAGCGCAACCATGTGCTAAACCGCATCAAGAGCAAAGACGAGCAGATAAAGATCTTTGATAACATCGATATGGCCGACACTATAAAGCACTACTACAGACTATTTGATCAAATGACGTCTAGCGCTTTAGGTGATGATAAAAAGAGCTACACTCTTGCAGATATAGGCAAACTACCAAAAGGCTACAGCATAAAAGGCACTCACTACGATGCCAAAGGACATTTGCTAAAAGATCTATCAAACTCTACTATCTCAAACATCTACTCTAGCACTGATGATCTAAATAGCGCTAAGTCTCTATCAAGTGCAGGCGTTAGGCTCATAGTAAAAGAGGTTGATTTTACGATGAGCGAAGCAGGTGATGAGTTTAGCTTTAACCCTGATGTCTCTTTTTATAAGTCAGATGAAGGTTATAGCAAAGAGGCTCTTTTTATGGGATTTTTACGCAGCTCTAGACCGCTACCAAGTGATAGTGCAAAGACTAAGCTAAGTAGTGCTGCGCTAAATGATATATCAAGCACTGGGGAGCATAAAGAGTACTTTGTGGATTTTGAAAAGGTGGGTAAGGATAGTGAGAGCATAAAAGCACTCATAAAAGAAAGACTTAAAGAGCTAACGCTTTTAATGTATGCAAGATCAAAGAACATTAACACAGAAAGTGTTGCCTCAAACGAATATGAGAAATTTAAGCCAACTAGAGAGGATATAAATTCTCTAGCAAATTCTTGGAGCGAGAGGATAAGTTCTATTAGTAAGAGTTTTGTGTAA
- a CDS encoding relaxase/mobilization nuclease domain-containing protein yields MLVKFLRTYTGGGLGSINYLLNERKAAGTARVIKGDENLTRAIIKGITYKQKTCFGVLSFEERHDFLTEEQKLKIIKDFEYALLGEYMLERTNVLWVEHSDKDGRLELNFLIPKIDLETDRSFNPYFAKYDQTRIDLIKKIINDEYGLSSPDDPAKEQTILSSKKNINHYKNLEELDQKLHDLVKQGYIKNRDHMIELLKQNGIEITRINKKGITIILPTKKTKNRLKGGIYDADFTSAQRLGELSQSSSRRIREFHDRNTQAECRENRRKLEELIAKRDRFNQERYVERTSKNNILASQGQIGDNLAISGYRTNFGNSNWLGSARNDIKGRSSLDDTKTMEIQPTYCGQDPEGVLHIDSKRQRDNREREQEIYINENGVEDDSIRESIARRERALDEDDRRRKEQARIRNNEFATRLREEARDITDKCDRANKESQELEQRLQRRLNGIFAATKRYVREFNILLGRKIRKFRRKIPKFERRIRELTDRAQDATRICREFIEEREYSQKASIYHHVGDVCKEKTQSLDMF; encoded by the coding sequence ATGCTAGTTAAATTTCTTCGTACTTATACTGGTGGTGGCCTTGGGAGCATAAATTATCTTTTAAATGAGAGAAAAGCTGCTGGAACAGCAAGAGTTATAAAAGGTGATGAAAATTTAACTAGAGCTATTATAAAAGGCATCACCTATAAACAAAAGACCTGTTTTGGTGTTTTATCATTTGAAGAGAGGCATGACTTTTTAACTGAAGAGCAAAAACTAAAAATTATTAAGGATTTTGAATATGCTCTTTTGGGTGAATATATGCTTGAACGTACAAATGTATTATGGGTAGAACACTCAGACAAGGATGGACGGCTTGAGTTAAATTTCCTTATCCCTAAGATAGATCTTGAAACAGACAGGTCATTTAATCCTTATTTTGCCAAATATGATCAAACGAGAATAGATCTAATCAAAAAGATCATTAACGATGAGTATGGACTATCAAGTCCAGATGATCCAGCAAAAGAGCAAACTATATTGTCTAGCAAGAAAAACATCAATCATTATAAAAATTTAGAAGAGCTAGACCAAAAGTTGCACGATCTGGTTAAGCAAGGCTATATTAAAAATAGAGACCACATGATTGAACTTCTTAAACAAAATGGTATCGAAATAACCAGGATCAACAAAAAAGGCATAACGATCATACTGCCTACTAAAAAAACAAAAAATCGTCTAAAAGGAGGAATATACGATGCAGACTTCACCAGTGCTCAAAGACTTGGAGAACTCAGCCAAAGCTCAAGCAGAAGAATTAGAGAATTCCATGATAGAAATACACAAGCAGAGTGCAGAGAAAATAGGCGAAAACTTGAGGAGCTTATTGCTAAAAGAGATAGATTTAATCAAGAAAGATATGTCGAAAGAACTTCAAAAAACAATATCCTTGCATCACAAGGACAGATCGGTGATAATCTCGCTATCAGCGGCTACCGCACTAATTTTGGGAATAGCAATTGGCTGGGTAGTGCACGCAATGATATTAAAGGAAGAAGTAGCTTGGACGATACCAAAACAATGGAGATACAGCCAACCTACTGCGGACAAGACCCAGAGGGAGTATTACATATCGATTCCAAAAGACAAAGAGATAATAGAGAACGAGAGCAGGAAATTTATATTAATGAAAATGGAGTAGAGGATGACAGCATTAGAGAAAGCATTGCTAGAAGAGAACGAGCGCTTGACGAAGACGATCGAAGACGAAAGGAGCAAGCACGAATTAGAAACAATGAATTTGCAACAAGACTGCGAGAAGAAGCTCGCGATATTACAGACAAATGTGACAGAGCTAACAAAGAAAGTCAAGAGCTTGAACAAAGATTGCAACGACGCCTTAACGGAATCTTTGCAGCAACAAAGAGATATGTACGAGAGTTCAATATCTTGCTTGGAAGAAAAATTAGAAAATTTAGAAGAAAAATTCCAAAATTTGAGAGAAGAATACGAGAGCTTACAGATAGAGCACAAGATGCTACAAGAATATGTAGAGAATTTATAGAGGAGCGTGAATACTCCCAAAAAGCCAGCATATATCACCATGTGGGTGATGTATGCAAGGAAAAAACTCAAAGTCTAGATATGTTTTAA
- a CDS encoding DUF4368 domain-containing protein, with amino-acid sequence MEEKEKVEIEKTKIRLMESKNRLQELERLMCRIYEDMILEKIPSNRYEILNSQYETEQIALSKEIKDLEFAILRYEKETDKAKKFISLISRYENFDELTTTMINEFVEKIIVHERNRKSSQTSKQKNRDIF; translated from the coding sequence ATGGAAGAAAAGGAAAAAGTAGAGATAGAAAAGACAAAAATAAGATTAATGGAAAGTAAAAACAGGCTTCAGGAACTTGAACGATTGATGTGCCGTATTTACGAAGATATGATACTTGAAAAAATACCAAGTAATCGATATGAGATACTTAACAGTCAATATGAAACAGAGCAAATAGCTTTAAGCAAAGAAATTAAAGACTTAGAGTTTGCAATATTAAGATATGAAAAAGAAACAGATAAGGCGAAAAAGTTTATATCTCTAATAAGCCGATATGAAAATTTTGATGAACTTACAACTACAATGATAAATGAGTTTGTAGAAAAGATTATTGTTCATGAAAGGAATAGAAAAAGTAGTCAAACATCAAAGCAAAAAAATAGAGATATATTTTAA
- a CDS encoding type II toxin-antitoxin system RelE family toxin — MSYELEFLPGALKEWQKLDNSIKVQFKKKLSERLENPKVAKDKLRGYEDVYKIKLRDVGYRLAYQVKDSEIVVLVLVVGKRENNEVYEMLKDKFN, encoded by the coding sequence ATGAGCTATGAGTTAGAGTTCTTACCAGGCGCTTTAAAAGAGTGGCAAAAGCTAGACAATAGCATAAAAGTGCAGTTTAAAAAGAAGCTAAGTGAGCGTCTAGAAAACCCAAAGGTTGCCAAGGACAAGCTACGAGGCTACGAAGATGTCTATAAGATCAAGTTAAGAGATGTCGGCTACCGCTTGGCATATCAGGTAAAAGATAGTGAGATAGTAGTGTTAGTGCTAGTTGTCGGCAAAAGAGAGAACAACGAAGTATACGAGATGCTAAAGGATAAATTTAACTAA
- a CDS encoding ATP-binding protein — protein sequence MIEIELNKKKLLKQDRLRQSCFISKNQIAYTFKNADEDTDKEIIKKAKNYVKHFEEMRKDNVGLLLYGNVGSGKTYVACAIANAIITEYSHTVKMRNFAQILNDLQKGGFNLDRNEYIE from the coding sequence GTGATAGAGATAGAGCTGAACAAGAAAAAACTGTTAAAACAAGATAGGTTGAGACAAAGCTGCTTTATATCCAAAAATCAAATAGCCTACACCTTTAAAAATGCCGATGAAGATACAGATAAGGAAATCATCAAAAAAGCAAAGAACTATGTAAAACATTTTGAAGAAATGAGAAAAGATAATGTTGGACTGTTACTTTACGGAAATGTAGGAAGTGGCAAGACCTATGTAGCTTGTGCTATTGCCAACGCTATAATTACAGAATATAGCCATACAGTAAAAATGAGGAACTTTGCACAGATATTAAACGACTTACAAAAAGGCGGCTTTAATCTTGATAGAAACGAATATATCGAATAG
- a CDS encoding plasmid mobilization protein, with protein MSSEKIKKRKVTKVITKRLRLSNAEWLVINNKLQESGLTFSKFALRAMLSKQIYAPIIRELLIELSRQGQNINQIATKLNSGQSLDRVGIEIIADDNKILHKIYEILGKKYVS; from the coding sequence GTGAGTTCTGAAAAGATAAAAAAACGCAAGGTAACCAAAGTCATAACTAAAAGACTTAGGCTAAGTAATGCAGAATGGTTGGTGATTAATAATAAATTACAAGAAAGTGGCCTAACTTTCTCAAAATTTGCCCTAAGAGCTATGTTGTCTAAGCAGATTTATGCACCAATTATAAGGGAACTTCTAATTGAGCTATCTAGACAAGGACAAAACATAAACCAAATAGCCACCAAATTAAATAGTGGGCAAAGCCTAGATAGAGTTGGTATTGAGATCATAGCCGACGATAATAAGATCTTACATAAAATTTATGAAATATTGGGTAAAAAATATGTTTCTTGA
- a CDS encoding transposon-encoded TnpW family protein, whose product MQKNNTETKTIKKIGKTTYEVVVHFNKNTTETMQDKLKRIMLREIESEKHQKNDKND is encoded by the coding sequence ATGCAAAAAAATAATACAGAAACAAAAACAATAAAGAAGATTGGAAAAACTACCTATGAAGTTGTTGTACATTTTAATAAAAATACTACTGAAACAATGCAAGACAAATTGAAACGCATAATGCTTAGAGAAATTGAGAGTGAAAAACATCAAAAAAATGATAAAAATGATTAG
- a CDS encoding type II restriction endonuclease codes for MANISLDEYKNLVKEKRKEGFKQPYDLVYDNFITLGYDKVPKEFFLSNASEVVEKLRNSCWSEFQPLEKDFTSKMLKELVDDEYIKTLTPIEAITWFVEEFPEHIYALTLSNTQSRRSRAGKEFESIIELILIGAGIPLDSQGNIGKQEFVNKGLGKLVDLVSPGVLEYIVNKRNTVLISAKTTLRERWQEVPEEMGRTGAREMFLATLDTSISSDVLNTLYEANIQVTTTKNIKETYYSDNERVLTFEKLVEICLDNVSHWKNFNYTVEQNEQMIELITKQIEKHQNHKFVEEYYDERLKNIKK; via the coding sequence ATGGCAAATATTTCTCTTGATGAATATAAAAACTTAGTTAAAGAAAAAAGGAAAGAAGGCTTTAAACAGCCTTATGACTTAGTTTATGATAATTTTATTACATTAGGATACGACAAAGTCCCTAAAGAATTCTTTTTAAGTAATGCAAGTGAAGTTGTTGAAAAACTTAGAAATAGCTGTTGGAGTGAATTTCAGCCATTAGAAAAAGACTTTACTTCAAAAATGCTAAAAGAGTTAGTTGATGATGAGTATATCAAAACTCTTACACCAATAGAGGCAATTACTTGGTTTGTGGAAGAATTTCCGGAACATATATATGCTTTGACTTTGTCAAATACTCAAAGTAGGAGGAGTAGAGCAGGTAAAGAATTTGAAAGTATTATAGAACTCATTTTGATTGGTGCAGGGATTCCACTTGACAGTCAAGGTAATATAGGTAAACAAGAGTTTGTCAATAAAGGTCTTGGTAAATTGGTAGATTTAGTTTCTCCGGGTGTTTTAGAATACATTGTAAATAAGAGAAATACTGTCTTAATTAGTGCAAAAACCACATTAAGAGAAAGATGGCAAGAAGTACCTGAAGAAATGGGAAGAACAGGTGCAAGAGAAATGTTTTTAGCAACTCTTGATACTTCTATTAGCTCTGATGTATTGAACACTCTATATGAGGCTAATATACAAGTTACAACAACAAAAAATATAAAAGAAACATATTATTCCGATAATGAAAGGGTATTAACCTTTGAAAAGTTGGTTGAAATATGTTTAGACAATGTTTCTCATTGGAAAAATTTCAACTACACAGTAGAACAAAATGAGCAAATGATAGAGCTTATCACTAAGCAAATTGAAAAACACCAAAATCATAAATTTGTAGAAGAATATTATGATGAGAGATTAAAAAACATAAAGAAGTAG
- a CDS encoding ATP-binding protein produces the protein MTSPTLLILDDFGIERNTEYALEQIYNVINARYLKARPTIITTNLNFKDIEKEQEDIMLGRIYSRIIEMCLPLRITGLDRRKIQSKEKLKKAQNLIDE, from the coding sequence ATAACAAGCCCTACCCTACTAATTCTTGATGATTTTGGAATAGAGAGAAATACAGAATATGCCTTAGAGCAAATTTACAATGTAATCAATGCAAGATACCTAAAGGCAAGACCAACCATTATAACTACTAACCTTAATTTCAAAGATATAGAAAAAGAACAGGAAGATATAATGCTTGGCAGGATTTATTCAAGGATAATCGAGATGTGTTTACCTCTTAGGATAACGGGACTTGATAGAAGAAAAATACAGAGCAAAGAAAAGCTGAAGAAAGCACAAAACTTAATAGATGAATGA
- a CDS encoding cell surface protein, which translates to MITSINGLSNTTIQETTIQKENAKMSKEQEKALIDKLMHKPLAEVLPKFIDIDESKDNWITDAINKIDTMLSKKYDFTIEQRRALIAKYPENMEELEISVLQGHMDWLLTYSVDGKPTISGKMVGLGTKEEETELENFMRSLPDDAMSSKKGSALLGRADLSIEEFKKLYREDVEKTTKEHKEFLAKLHKEEQEYNANFAKEQSEKKFKPMQVKKKYETYDINKDQKFLYVRELLNFKEKRGIDVLELMQKIDKKQILNKMA; encoded by the coding sequence CAAAAAGAAAATGCAAAAATGTCAAAGGAGCAAGAAAAGGCTCTAATTGATAAATTAATGCACAAACCCCTTGCAGAAGTATTGCCAAAATTTATTGATATAGATGAAAGCAAAGATAACTGGATAACGGATGCTATAAACAAGATAGATACTATGCTTTCTAAGAAATATGATTTTACTATCGAGCAAAGACGTGCGCTGATAGCAAAATATCCAGAAAACATGGAAGAGCTTGAGATTAGTGTATTACAAGGACACATGGACTGGCTACTTACCTACTCAGTGGATGGCAAACCGACGATATCTGGAAAGATGGTTGGTCTTGGCACAAAAGAAGAAGAAACAGAGTTAGAGAATTTTATGCGATCACTACCTGATGATGCGATGTCAAGTAAAAAAGGTTCTGCTCTACTTGGCCGAGCAGATCTAAGCATAGAAGAGTTTAAGAAGCTTTATAGAGAAGACGTAGAAAAAACTACAAAAGAGCATAAAGAATTTCTAGCCAAACTACATAAAGAAGAACAAGAATACAATGCAAATTTTGCCAAAGAGCAAAGCGAGAAGAAATTTAAACCTATGCAGGTTAAGAAGAAGTATGAGACCTATGATATAAACAAGGATCAAAAATTTCTCTATGTAAGAGAGCTTTTAAATTTCAAAGAAAAAAGAGGCATAGACGTCTTAGAGCTTATGCAAAAGATAGATAAGAAGCAAATTTTAAATAAGATGGCTTGA
- a CDS encoding recombinase family protein translates to MRNYEKITALYERLSRDDELQGESNSIVNQKKILEEYAGKNNLSNIIHFTNDGISGTQFDRPGFMAMINGVNQGNIIGCIIVKDMSKLGRDYLKVGQCMEILRQKGVRLIAINDNVDSFYREDDFTPFRNIMNEWYTRDTSRKIQSTFRSKGESGKHTASSPPYGYIKDEKDKDKWIVDEKAAEIVRRIFNLTMQGNGPYRIAKILESEKVDIPAYHQQKLGYGLHQSKVFEHPYRWCSSTIVSILKKQEYLGHTVNFKTRKHFKDKKSKYVSEENWLIFENTHEAIIDQETFDNVQRIRGNVKRYPDGWGEYHPLTGPYVLCRLWQ, encoded by the coding sequence ATGAGGAATTATGAAAAGATAACAGCACTCTATGAGAGATTAAGTCGTGATGATGAACTTCAAGGAGAAAGCAATTCTATTGTAAATCAAAAGAAAATCCTTGAAGAATATGCAGGTAAAAATAATTTAAGCAACATCATACATTTTACAAATGATGGAATAAGCGGAACACAGTTTGATAGACCGGGCTTTATGGCAATGATTAACGGAGTTAATCAAGGTAATATAATAGGTTGTATAATCGTAAAAGATATGAGTAAACTTGGCAGAGACTATCTTAAAGTCGGTCAATGTATGGAAATCTTAAGACAAAAGGGAGTTAGGCTCATTGCTATCAATGATAATGTAGATAGCTTTTATAGAGAAGATGATTTTACCCCTTTTAGAAATATTATGAATGAATGGTATACAAGAGATACTTCAAGAAAAATACAATCTACATTCAGGTCAAAGGGGGAAAGCGGAAAGCATACGGCAAGCTCTCCACCTTATGGATATATCAAAGATGAAAAAGACAAAGATAAGTGGATTGTAGATGAAAAAGCAGCGGAGATAGTAAGGAGAATATTCAATCTGACCATGCAAGGCAATGGTCCGTATCGAATAGCAAAGATATTGGAAAGTGAAAAAGTAGATATACCTGCTTACCATCAGCAAAAATTAGGATATGGACTACATCAAAGCAAAGTGTTTGAACATCCTTATCGTTGGTGCAGTTCTACAATTGTAAGTATCTTAAAGAAACAGGAATATTTAGGTCATACTGTAAACTTCAAAACAAGAAAGCATTTCAAGGATAAGAAAAGCAAATATGTATCTGAAGAAAACTGGCTGATATTTGAAAATACCCACGAGGCAATTATAGACCAAGAAACCTTTGATAATGTGCAAAGGATAAGAGGAAATGTAAAAAGGTATCCCGATGGTTGGGGAGAATATCACCCTTTAACTGGGCCTTATGTATTATGCAGATTGTGGCAGTAA
- a CDS encoding type II toxin-antitoxin system Phd/YefM family antitoxin: MQTIQANFTASISELKKSPAQILKQAGDNVVAILNHNVPSAYLVPSAVYEKMAEIIEEYHLSKAVDAALASGEKPVKVSLDEL; this comes from the coding sequence ATGCAAACTATACAAGCAAATTTTACAGCTAGCATAAGTGAGCTAAAAAAGTCTCCAGCTCAAATTTTAAAACAAGCTGGAGATAATGTCGTAGCTATACTAAACCACAATGTCCCTAGCGCATATCTAGTACCAAGTGCTGTCTATGAAAAAATGGCAGAGATAATAGAAGAGTATCATCTAAGTAAAGCAGTAGATGCTGCTCTAGCAAGTGGTGAAAAACCAGTAAAAGTAAGCTTAGATGAGCTATGA
- a CDS encoding cupin domain-containing protein: protein MSEQRIYCMDLVKKEDPEKAVRTPFYQTESTGGSVWVIKPGQTLQKHYHHNSDDIWIVLQGEGIFYPQPNEEVPFKKGHVIVSKKDSCHGAKNTGDEDIIFVSIVAPVPSDYDPINE, encoded by the coding sequence ATGAGCGAACAGAGAATCTATTGCATGGACCTTGTAAAAAAAGAGGATCCGGAAAAGGCTGTCAGAACACCGTTTTATCAGACAGAATCTACAGGCGGATCGGTCTGGGTTATCAAACCCGGTCAGACATTGCAAAAGCACTATCACCACAATTCCGACGATATATGGATCGTCCTTCAGGGAGAGGGAATATTCTACCCCCAGCCTAATGAAGAGGTTCCATTCAAGAAAGGCCATGTCATAGTATCGAAGAAAGACTCCTGCCACGGAGCAAAAAATACTGGAGATGAGGATATCATCTTTGTAAGTATAGTAGCACCTGTCCCTTCCGACTATGATCCTATAAACGAGTGA